TAATGAAATGTTGTGTGGTTGCAGGGTAGGAAAAGGGGGAAAAAGATGGCAAAGATAGCGACGGTCGCCTATGTCTATGGTGTGGTTCAGGGCGTTGGATTTCGTTATAGCACGCAGCATCAGGCTAGGCAGCTTGGGCTCAATGGGTATGCACGCAATTGTGATGATGGCAGCGTGGAGGTGGTCGCAAGCGGCGAACCTCATGCGGTAGACGCGTTAATTGAGTGGCTGAAGCAAGGAGGCCCACGAAGCGCCAGAGTGGATAAGGTGCTTATTGAGCCACATGGCAAGACGGACTATGAAGGGTTTACGATCCGCTATTGAACCTGGGTGACGCTAGATGCATTTCACCGGTTTGGGTAAGCCTGCGATTTTAGTTGCCTGCTTGGCTGGCCCTTTTGGGAACAGCTTGTACAGGTAGCGACTATTTCCTTTCTCCTGACCATACTTTTTCTCCATCGCCTTAACCAACATGCGTATCGCGGGTGACGTATTGAACTCCTGATAAAAATTCCGCACAAACCGGACGACTTCCCAATGCGGTTCAGTCAATACGATGCCTTCCTGTTCCGCTAACACGAGAGCCAATGCTTCGCTCCATGTGGTGCTATCCATCAGGTAACCCTGTGCGTCAGTTGCGATTGTTCGCCCTTCAAACTCCAACATCTTCTCTCCGACTGCGATAGTTCAGCCCGCAGTTTACCAAATTTTTCTGTTTGCGCCGGAATAAAAAAAAGCCCCATCTGGGGCTTTCTCGGTCTGGTGATAAACGAGAATTAGTCGTTACGCATGATGCCCAGAATGCTCAACAGGCTAACGAAGATATTGTATATCGCGACATACAGGCTAATCGTTGCCCGTATGTAGTTAGTTTCGCCACCGTGGATGATGTTGCTGGTTTCCCACAGGATGGCACCCGCAGAGAACAGAATAAACAAGGCGCTGATTGCCAGATGCAGGGCCGGAATCTGCAAGAACAGATTGGCGATGACGGCAACAAGCAGAACAACAAATCCTGCCATCATCATGCCAGACAGGAAGGACATATCCTTACGTGTCGTTAAGACATAGGCCGAACAACAGAAGAACACCACCGCCGTGCCGCCCAGAGCCAGCATGACAATGTCGCCTGCACCGGAGGAAATCAGTGAACTTAACATCGGGCCCAGCGTATAACCCATGAATCCGGTTAGAGCGAAAGCTGCGAGAATACCCGCAGGGCTGTTAGCCAACTTGTGCGTCAGAAACATCAGACCATAAAACCCAACCAACATCAGAATTAAGCCAGGGGCTGGAAGGTTAAGTACGGTACTTGCTGTTGCGGTAACGGCGGAAAAACCCAGTGTCAGCGACAATAGGAAATAAGTATTACGCAGCACTTTGTGAGTGCTGAGTAGCGAGCTTTCACGGGTAGAGGAAACAACAATACGATCCATAGTCAGCGACTCTCTCTTCAGGGTGCTATTATCCAATGCAAAAGAATAAATAGTTGCGCGACGTTATTAAAGACGGTTTACCCTTCTTTACGCTGAAAGTTTTTATCTTTCGGACCAGTGCTCATATTTTGCCCTGCACGTCGTATGATTCTGGAGATAAATTGCACTATGTTATTTGTTGTGTGGCGGTTTTGCGTCCAGTTACGTTGCGTTAGACTGTTTTTCAAGCAATTGAGCGCTGTGATGCTTTACAAGATCTCCTGCACTGTTTATAGTGCGCGTCATTGCGGAGGAGTGGCCGAGTGGTTGAAGGCACCGGTCTTGAAAACCGGCGACGCGAAAGTGTTCTAGAGTTCGAATCTCTACTCCTCCGCCAACAAATTAATAAAATCAATGACTAAAGTATGGTTTTTGATTTTGCACTACATGAAATACAGCATAAAAGCTTCCTTAAATGGGAGCTTTTTTGTGGTTCATCGCGCTTTACCGGGGAACGCTGCTTTAATTTTCAGGAAGAAGTAGTCGTTATCCCGGTATCCATAAGCCATTCGCTTTAGTACCTTGATTTTGTTATTCATCCCCTCCAGCACACTCGTATTCAGACGATGTTCAGCACTGGCGATTATCCCGCTCACGTAGCCCTTGAGCTTATCTGCGAACTGCTGCAGCGCTTTTATATCGCTCTCCTGAGACTGCCTGTACCATTCATCCCAGCGATGCCGGGCGACCTCCTTATCCGGCGCATACCACAGCTCTTTCAGCGCAGTTTTCATCACGTACACGGTGTTCAGCGGCTGGTTTGCCTCCAGCAACTCTGCCAGCTTTACATCATGACCTGCTGGCAGATTTTCAGCGTTACGCAGCAACAGCCAGCGACTGCGCTTGATAACCTTCCGGGCTTTCGCGTTGTCACGTAGCTGATTCGCCTGGTCAACCCGCACCCTGTCGATGACCTCGCGACCGAACTTCGCCACCACGTGGAACAAGTCATAGACCACTTCCGCCTGTGGGCATTGCTCCCTGACTTCAAGGTCCAGCGCCGTGTTCATGTCCATTGCGACAGACTCGATAGCCGCGCAGCCTTCCGGTCCCAGCCAGGTGAAGAACGGGCGGAAGGCCGCGCGGCTGCGACCTTCCCCGACCCACAGCACCTGCTGCGTATCAGCGTCCACGACCACAGTGGCATAGCGATGACCTTTAAACAGGGCGAACTCATCCATTATCAGGCGACGAAGTGTATGTCGCTCTGGCTCCTGCAATTCCCGACGCAAACGGCGGAGGTCGATATTCTTGATGGTGTGCCAGTGCAGGCCTGTCAGCTGTGCTACGTGCTTCACGGGGAGTAGACGGCTAAGAGACTCAACCCAGACTGATAATGTAGAGGTGTAACGCTGCCTCTCAGGCAACCAGGAGATACGTTCGGTGGCAACACCGCAGCAGGCGCAGCGAAGACGACGAACAGGAACCAGAAGCGTGACGCGCCAGTGCAGCAAATCCCGCTCACGAACCTGACGTACAGAGACATCATGAACGGCACAGTCTCTTCGGCCACACCGGCGGCACTGGGGTGTAAAACTGGGTTCTGGGCGAAGCGTAATAAGCAGCGCATCAGATGAGGAATGGGAAAAGGAGTCAACGGTAAAGCCTTCCCAGAAAAGGGAAGAGAGGTTAGCATTCATGGCAGACGGCGGTTGAGTGGTCGGTTAGTGTTTTGGCGAATACAAAACTAACCACTTTTACCGCCGTTTTCTATTGGTTCACGCTTAAGCGCGATGAACCTTAAAAAAGCCTGCTGGGCGAACCATGCAGGCTTGGAGGTTATGGCAGATTTTTGGCAAAAAAATACCGGAGCAGCTTTTAAGGCATACTCCGGTATCTTTCGAGAATTTAGCGCGTATTGATGAATGGGGCAAGCAGGATGTGGATTATTGTCTGGCTGGATTTGACATATGAGCACTTATTGTTATGATTGGGTCATAACAATTATAGGGTGACATATGGAACGTGATAGTGCTTTAGGTTACCTGCTGTCATTGCATGGCGAGACGGTATACCGAGAAGATGGATACTGGTGGAAAGTGGATGCTTGGGAAGTTAAAGCGACGGCTTTCATCCCGCATGGTATCCGGTATGCGCTGACGCTGCATGACAAGCACAATACACGGGTATTCGGAATGGATAACGCACACGCCATTAAGCCGCCCAAGAAAGGGAAATTTTCGGGTCGTCTGGTCTATGACCATGTACACCGAACGCCTGTGGATAAAGGTTATCCATATGAGTTTGTGTCTGTCGCGCAGTTACTTGAAGATTTCTTTACCCGAATAGATGAAGTTATCGCAGAACGTGAAAAAAGAGGTTAATACGATGAAAGCCCTGATTGGCGTTATGCCTGAAGCTGTGATCCGCGCAAGAATGCTTGCCATCGTCAAAGGTCAGTACAAACCGGAAGAAGGGGAGCCTAAAGTGTGGTTTACTTCCATGAACGCACTGGCTCAAGTGCTCAGTAATGAGAATATCGCTTTGCTGCGACTTATGGATGAACAAAAACCAGAAACCCTCACCGA
This genomic interval from Pectobacterium aquaticum contains the following:
- the yccA gene encoding FtsH protease modulator YccA — protein: MDRIVVSSTRESSLLSTHKVLRNTYFLLSLTLGFSAVTATASTVLNLPAPGLILMLVGFYGLMFLTHKLANSPAGILAAFALTGFMGYTLGPMLSSLISSGAGDIVMLALGGTAVVFFCCSAYVLTTRKDMSFLSGMMMAGFVVLLVAVIANLFLQIPALHLAISALFILFSAGAILWETSNIIHGGETNYIRATISLYVAIYNIFVSLLSILGIMRND
- a CDS encoding helix-turn-helix domain-containing protein, with product MKALIGVMPEAVIRARMLAIVKGQYKPEEGEPKVWFTSMNALAQVLSNENIALLRLMDEQKPETLTELAEMSGRQKSNLSVTLKTLNSHGFVRLEKVGRSVKPVAMFTDFDIQVKQEFIEKFSPKAA
- the tusE gene encoding sulfurtransferase TusE — translated: MLEFEGRTIATDAQGYLMDSTTWSEALALVLAEQEGIVLTEPHWEVVRFVRNFYQEFNTSPAIRMLVKAMEKKYGQEKGNSRYLYKLFPKGPAKQATKIAGLPKPVKCI
- a CDS encoding ISL3 family transposase, whose translation is MNANLSSLFWEGFTVDSFSHSSSDALLITLRPEPSFTPQCRRCGRRDCAVHDVSVRQVRERDLLHWRVTLLVPVRRLRCACCGVATERISWLPERQRYTSTLSVWVESLSRLLPVKHVAQLTGLHWHTIKNIDLRRLRRELQEPERHTLRRLIMDEFALFKGHRYATVVVDADTQQVLWVGEGRSRAAFRPFFTWLGPEGCAAIESVAMDMNTALDLEVREQCPQAEVVYDLFHVVAKFGREVIDRVRVDQANQLRDNAKARKVIKRSRWLLLRNAENLPAGHDVKLAELLEANQPLNTVYVMKTALKELWYAPDKEVARHRWDEWYRQSQESDIKALQQFADKLKGYVSGIIASAEHRLNTSVLEGMNNKIKVLKRMAYGYRDNDYFFLKIKAAFPGKAR
- a CDS encoding toxin-antitoxin system TumE family protein, with the protein product MERDSALGYLLSLHGETVYREDGYWWKVDAWEVKATAFIPHGIRYALTLHDKHNTRVFGMDNAHAIKPPKKGKFSGRLVYDHVHRTPVDKGYPYEFVSVAQLLEDFFTRIDEVIAEREKRG
- the yccX gene encoding acylphosphatase, with the protein product MAKIATVAYVYGVVQGVGFRYSTQHQARQLGLNGYARNCDDGSVEVVASGEPHAVDALIEWLKQGGPRSARVDKVLIEPHGKTDYEGFTIRY